The Anabas testudineus chromosome 14, fAnaTes1.2, whole genome shotgun sequence genome includes a region encoding these proteins:
- the pigw gene encoding phosphatidylinositol-glycan biosynthesis class W protein — MSQRELKEAFVRNLNGTNLQEVALGSSLAPICFMTRGLILILYQQAKGTLPLPLIFHLLLDFSVLILPLVLSCTVLSSVLHQVIASLILVSACMFCYIYRTSRRPSAQHSKTNISTFFQSHVEFNQVPFVTLFRVFVNVKTAISILAVDFSIFPRRYAKTETYGTGVMDFGVGAFVFANALVCPEARRKKISGSKLNHITKQLWSVWPLLVLGMGRLVSLKMSDYHEHVTEYGVHWNFFFTLAIVRVVTSMLLVILPANQSWVFALLICGIYQFSLETSGLKNFILHNNDREADFLHANKEGIFSVVGYVAIYMAGVQVGLYVMKPRSHVREWLKALFNLLLGSFVAYAALYICQTLVEPVSRRLANLPFCLWSVAQSLLFVSCLGIADMILLFSKRTSSCHCVPSSWDLHKKDTDSVKKRVEIERLCLVQAVSRNQLLFFVLANVMTGLTNSIVDTLSCSSSFSVCVLLSYMFVNCCAIYVLHLSGITVKFW; from the coding sequence ATGTCTCAGAGGGAATTGAAGGAAGCATTTGTCAGAAATCTCAATGGCACCAATCTGCAGGAGGTGGCACTGGGCTCTTCTCTCGCCCCAATATGCTTCATGACCAGAGGACTGATTCTGATCCTCTACCAGCAGGCTAAAGGGACTCTGCCACTACCACTGATTTTTCACCTGCTTCTAGATTTCAGTGTGCTCATTCTACCCCTCGTCCTGTCATGCACGGTCCTCAGCAGTGTTCTTCACCAGGTCATCGCAAGCTTAATTTTGGTTTCAGCTTGTATGTTTTGCTACATCTATCGTACCAGCCGTCGCCCTTCTGCTCAGCACTCAAAGACCAACATCAGCACTTTCTTTCAGAGTCATGTGGAGTTCAACCAGGTTCCCTTTGTGACCCTCTTTAGAGTGTTtgttaatgtgaaaacagccaTTAGCATTCTTGCCGTAGATTTTAGTATCTTCCCAAGGCGATATGCTAAAACAGAAACCTATGGCACTGGAGTTATGGACTTTGGTGTTGGAGCTTTCGTCTTTGCAAATGCCCTTGTCTGTCCAGAGGCACGGAGGAAGAAGATCTCAGGATCCAAGTTGAATCAcatcacaaagcagctttgGTCTGTGTGGCCCCTGCTTGTTCTTGGTATGGGAAGACTAGTGAGCCTCAAAATGTCTGATTACCACGAACATGTGACAGAATATGGTGTCCACTGGAATTTCTTCTTCACACTGGCTATTGTCAGAGTTGTGACCTCCATGCTTCTGGTCATCTTGCCAGCCAATCAGTCGTGGGTGTTTGCCCTTCTTATTTGTGGGATTTATCAATTTTCTCTGGAGACATCAGGCTTGAAGAATTTTATTCTCCACAACAATGACAGAGAAGCAGACTTCCTGCATGCTAACAAAGAGGGCATCTTCTCTGTAGTGGGCTATGTGGCCATCTACATGGCAGGAGTTCAGGTGGGGCTCTATGTGATGAAGCCAAGATCCCATGTTAGAGAGTGGCTTAAAGCACTTTTTAACCTCTTGTTGGGAAGTTTTGTGGCATATGCTGCTTTGTATATATGTCAGACACTGGTGGAGCCAGTTTCCCGTCGCTTAGCTAATTTACCTTTCTGCCTCTGGAGTGTTGCTCAGTCTTTGTTATTTGTATCATGTCTCGGTATAGCTGACATGATTTTACTGTTTTCGAAAAGGACATCAAGCTGTCACTGTGTGCCGTCATCTTGGGATTTGCATAAAAAAGACACTGATTCAGTCAAAAAGAGAGTTGAAATAGAAAGACTTTGTCTTGTTCAAGCTGTCAGCAGGAATCAGTTGCTATTTTTTGTGCTTGCAAATGTCATGACAGGGCTGACCAACTCAATAGTGGACACAC